One window of Nostoc sp. C052 genomic DNA carries:
- a CDS encoding Mo-dependent nitrogenase C-terminal domain-containing protein — translation METINHTHEHTHTHPHPNYHPPNQKKRGWFHNLLNPLRGVVDGIQVKNNRFAHLICQTIPCCCPFERQIKLFGKTIDIPPLCKLNPLYDEFVGLRFRALSYLADVCGEDVTRYIC, via the coding sequence ATGGAAACCATCAATCACACTCACGAACATACTCACACTCATCCTCATCCTAATTACCATCCACCTAACCAGAAAAAACGAGGATGGTTCCACAATCTTCTTAATCCGTTGCGTGGTGTAGTGGATGGAATTCAGGTTAAAAATAATCGCTTCGCTCATCTAATTTGCCAAACAATTCCTTGTTGTTGTCCCTTTGAGCGACAAATTAAATTATTTGGGAAGACTATTGATATTCCACCACTATGTAAACTCAATCCTTTATATGACGAATTTGTAGGATTGCGTTTCCGCGCTCTATCCTACCTCGCTGATGTATGTGGAGAGGATGTCACAAGATACATTTGCTAA
- the nifE gene encoding nitrogenase iron-molybdenum cofactor biosynthesis protein NifE produces the protein MKSTQGKINELLTETGCEHNQHKQAEKKNKSCAQQAQPGAAQGGCAFDGAMIALVPIADAAHLVHGPIACAGNSWGSRGSLSSGPQLYKMGFTTDLGENDVIFGGEKKLYKAILELHERYQPAAVFVYATCVTALIGDDIDAVCKAAAEKIGTPVVPVIAPGFIGSKNLGNRFGGESLLEYVVGTAEPEHTTPYDINLIGEYNIAGEMWGVTPLLEKLGIRILSKITGDARYNEIRYAHRAKLNVMICSRALLNMARKMEERYNIPYIEESFYGIDDMNRCLRNIAAKLGDADLQERTEKLIAEETAALDLALAPYRARLKGKRVVLYTGGVKSWSIISAARDLGIEVVATSTRKSTEEDKAKIKKLIGNDGIMLEKGNAQELLQLVKDTRADMLIAGGRNQYTALKARIPFLDINQERHHPYAGYVGMIEMARELYEALYSPIWEQIRKPAPWEEEEEV, from the coding sequence ATGAAAAGCACCCAAGGCAAAATTAACGAGCTGCTGACTGAGACAGGATGCGAGCATAATCAGCACAAACAAGCGGAAAAGAAAAACAAATCATGCGCTCAACAGGCACAACCTGGCGCGGCTCAAGGGGGCTGTGCCTTTGATGGTGCAATGATTGCTCTAGTGCCGATCGCAGATGCAGCGCATCTAGTCCACGGGCCGATCGCCTGTGCTGGTAATTCCTGGGGCAGTCGTGGTAGTCTGTCGTCGGGCCCGCAACTCTACAAAATGGGCTTTACTACTGACTTGGGTGAAAATGATGTTATCTTCGGTGGCGAAAAAAAACTCTACAAAGCAATTCTGGAACTTCACGAGCGCTACCAACCAGCAGCAGTATTCGTCTATGCCACTTGCGTTACAGCCTTAATTGGTGATGATATCGATGCTGTCTGCAAAGCGGCGGCTGAGAAAATTGGTACTCCTGTTGTTCCCGTCATTGCTCCCGGATTCATTGGCAGTAAAAATCTCGGCAACCGTTTTGGTGGTGAATCTTTATTAGAATATGTTGTCGGCACAGCAGAACCGGAACATACAACGCCCTATGATATTAACTTAATCGGTGAATACAACATCGCCGGTGAAATGTGGGGAGTCACACCACTGTTAGAAAAATTAGGCATCCGTATTTTGTCTAAAATTACGGGCGATGCTCGCTACAATGAAATTCGCTACGCCCACCGCGCCAAGCTCAACGTCATGATCTGCTCACGAGCGCTGCTGAATATGGCGAGAAAGATGGAGGAGCGTTACAACATCCCCTACATTGAAGAGTCTTTCTACGGCATCGATGATATGAATCGCTGTCTGCGAAACATCGCCGCTAAATTAGGCGACGCTGATTTACAGGAGCGGACAGAAAAGCTAATTGCAGAAGAAACGGCTGCTTTAGATTTGGCACTGGCTCCTTATCGCGCTCGACTCAAAGGTAAGCGGGTTGTGTTGTATACAGGTGGTGTCAAGAGTTGGTCGATTATCTCGGCTGCTAGAGACTTAGGCATTGAAGTTGTTGCTACCAGTACTCGGAAAAGTACTGAAGAAGATAAAGCCAAAATCAAGAAGTTGATTGGCAACGATGGCATCATGCTGGAGAAAGGCAACGCTCAAGAATTGTTACAACTGGTTAAAGACACTCGCGCAGATATGCTGATTGCTGGTGGACGTAACCAATACACAGCTTTGAAAGCTCGAATTCCTTTCCTTGATATCAACCAAGAACGCCACCATCCTTATGCAGGTTATGTGGGAATGATTGAGATGGCGCGGGAACTGTACGAAGCTCTGTATAGCCCAATTTGGGAACAAATACGCAAACCCGCTCCTTGGGAAGAAGAGGAGGAAGTTTAA
- the nifN gene encoding nitrogenase iron-molybdenum cofactor biosynthesis protein NifN, giving the protein MAIVTASNKALTVNPLKQSQALGATLAFLGLKGTMPLFHGSQGCTAFAKVVLVRHFREAIPLATTAMTEVTTILGGEENVEQAILTLVEKANPEIIGLCTTGLTETRGDDIEGFLKEIRDRHPELNDLAIVFAPTPDFKGALQDGFAVAVESIVKEIPRAGGLRTEQVTILAGSAFTPGDVQEIKEIVTSFGLVPIFVPDLGASLDGHLEDNYSAVTVSGTTLKQLREVGSSAFTLALGESMRGAAKILEERFGTPYEVFGELTGLEPVDEFIQALAILSGNSVPEKYRRQRRQLQDAMLDTHFYFGAKRVSLALEPDLLWSTVHFLQSMGAQIHAVVTTTRSHLLEKLPVKSITIGDLEDFESLAGGSDLLIGNSNVGAIAKRLSIPLYRLGLPIYDRLGNGQFTKVGYRGTMELLFGIGNLFLEAEEARVKQFQEFGTVSAEF; this is encoded by the coding sequence ATGGCGATCGTTACCGCTTCTAACAAAGCACTGACAGTTAATCCCCTCAAGCAAAGTCAAGCTTTGGGCGCAACCTTAGCCTTTTTGGGATTGAAAGGGACAATGCCCTTATTCCACGGTTCTCAAGGTTGTACTGCTTTCGCCAAAGTTGTCCTAGTACGGCATTTCCGGGAAGCGATTCCCCTAGCTACCACTGCGATGACGGAAGTCACTACTATCTTGGGTGGTGAAGAGAATGTGGAGCAAGCAATTCTGACTCTGGTGGAAAAGGCTAACCCGGAAATTATTGGTTTATGTACCACTGGGTTGACGGAAACTAGAGGCGATGACATTGAAGGTTTTCTGAAGGAAATCCGCGATCGCCATCCTGAATTGAATGATTTAGCGATCGTTTTTGCACCTACCCCAGATTTTAAAGGTGCGTTGCAAGATGGCTTTGCTGTCGCTGTAGAAAGCATAGTTAAGGAAATTCCTCGCGCAGGTGGACTCAGAACTGAACAAGTCACAATTTTGGCGGGTTCTGCTTTCACACCTGGGGATGTACAGGAAATTAAAGAGATAGTCACGTCTTTTGGACTAGTGCCGATCTTTGTACCTGACCTTGGCGCTTCTCTAGATGGTCACTTAGAGGATAATTATAGTGCGGTTACAGTCAGTGGGACTACCTTAAAACAGCTACGAGAAGTAGGTAGTTCTGCCTTTACCCTGGCATTGGGTGAAAGTATGCGGGGGGCTGCCAAGATTCTCGAAGAACGCTTTGGCACACCTTATGAGGTGTTTGGCGAACTGACAGGATTAGAACCAGTAGATGAATTTATCCAAGCATTGGCGATTCTGAGCGGTAACAGCGTACCCGAAAAATACCGCCGCCAACGTCGTCAGTTGCAAGATGCGATGCTGGACACTCACTTTTACTTCGGTGCAAAACGAGTTTCTCTCGCACTAGAACCAGATTTGTTGTGGTCAACCGTGCATTTCCTGCAATCGATGGGAGCGCAAATTCATGCAGTGGTGACAACCACGCGATCGCACCTCTTAGAAAAACTCCCAGTTAAAAGCATTACCATCGGCGACTTAGAAGACTTTGAGAGTCTAGCAGGCGGTTCTGATTTGCTGATTGGTAACTCCAATGTGGGTGCGATCGCAAAACGCCTTTCGATCCCTCTTTATCGTTTAGGATTGCCCATTTATGACCGCTTAGGTAATGGTCAATTTACCAAAGTTGGCTATCGAGGCACGATGGAACTTTTGTTTGGCATCGGCAACCTGTTTTTAGAGGCAGAAGAAGCGAGAGTTAAGCAGTTCCAAGAGTTCGGAACTGTGAGCGCAGAGTTTTGA
- the nifX gene encoding nitrogen fixation protein NifX: protein MKIAFTTSDRVHINAHFGWAKMIDVYEITDEGYHFVETLNFEGELKEDGNEDKINPKLQAIGDCTIVYVTAIGGSAAARLIKKGVTPVKARSEEEEISEVLNKLVKTLKGNPPPWLRKALQPKTTNFADEIEDEATV, encoded by the coding sequence ATGAAAATAGCCTTCACGACGAGTGACCGAGTTCATATTAATGCCCACTTCGGATGGGCAAAAATGATTGATGTTTACGAAATTACCGATGAGGGATATCACTTCGTAGAAACCCTCAATTTTGAAGGCGAACTCAAGGAAGATGGGAATGAAGATAAAATCAACCCAAAACTTCAGGCAATAGGCGACTGTACTATTGTTTATGTAACAGCAATTGGTGGTAGCGCCGCCGCTCGGTTAATCAAGAAAGGTGTCACCCCAGTGAAGGCGCGATCGGAAGAAGAAGAAATTAGTGAAGTGCTAAATAAGCTAGTCAAAACCCTCAAAGGTAATCCTCCTCCTTGGTTGCGTAAAGCCTTGCAGCCAAAAACCACAAACTTTGCTGATGAAATCGAAGACGAAGCAACAGTATGA
- a CDS encoding NifX-associated nitrogen fixation protein: protein MTANNSVNGTATTEVLNSPFLKVLIKQIRGQDSYGVYRTWSDELILKPFIVTKQKKREISVEGEVDAVTQARIMAFFRAVAAGIEQETGLISQVVVDLSHEGFGWALVFSGRLLLTVKTLRDAHRFGFDSLEKLAEEGENYVKKGLDLAKRFPEVGKI from the coding sequence ATGACCGCAAATAATAGTGTGAACGGAACCGCTACAACAGAAGTCTTGAACTCACCTTTTCTTAAGGTATTAATCAAACAAATCCGTGGTCAAGACAGTTATGGAGTTTATCGTACTTGGTCGGATGAGTTGATTCTCAAACCCTTTATTGTTACCAAACAAAAGAAACGGGAAATCTCCGTTGAAGGCGAAGTTGATGCGGTAACTCAAGCCCGGATTATGGCGTTTTTTCGAGCTGTAGCGGCTGGGATTGAACAAGAAACAGGTTTGATATCCCAGGTTGTAGTTGATTTGAGCCATGAAGGATTTGGCTGGGCGCTAGTTTTTTCTGGTCGTCTTTTGTTAACTGTGAAAACCCTGCGAGATGCTCATCGCTTTGGCTTTGACTCGTTAGAGAAATTAGCAGAAGAGGGAGAAAACTACGTCAAAAAAGGTCTTGATTTGGCGAAGCGGTTTCCTGAAGTTGGCAAAATTTAA
- a CDS encoding CCE_0567 family metalloprotein: MTIEELQGQIRRLNSKAGQMKMDLHDLAEGLPTDYNQLMDVAAATYEIYRQLDELKQHLKQLENAK; this comes from the coding sequence ATGACAATTGAGGAACTACAAGGGCAAATCAGACGGCTGAACAGCAAAGCAGGTCAAATGAAAATGGATCTGCATGATTTAGCTGAAGGGCTACCAACAGATTACAACCAACTTATGGATGTTGCCGCCGCAACTTATGAAATCTATCGCCAGTTAGATGAACTTAAGCAACATCTGAAACAATTGGAGAATGCTAAATGA
- the nifW gene encoding nitrogenase-stabilizing/protective protein NifW: MTGTIDEFKKLVDAEEFFQFFNMSYDLEVVNVHRLHILKKFSQHMQEIDDNSPDLSQEEKLNQYSLALQKAYQLFIESTAYEQKLFKVFNDKPKNVVTLTEITSD, encoded by the coding sequence ATGACTGGAACTATTGATGAATTCAAGAAGCTCGTAGATGCAGAAGAATTTTTCCAATTCTTTAATATGTCCTACGACTTAGAAGTTGTAAATGTACATCGTCTACATATTCTGAAAAAGTTTTCTCAACACATGCAGGAAATTGATGATAATTCTCCTGACTTGAGTCAAGAAGAGAAATTAAATCAATATTCTTTGGCTTTGCAAAAAGCTTATCAGCTATTTATCGAATCGACAGCTTATGAACAAAAGCTGTTCAAAGTGTTTAACGACAAGCCGAAAAATGTAGTCACACTGACAGAAATCACTTCTGATTAG
- a CDS encoding HesA/MoeB/ThiF family protein produces MVNLTPTELERYRRQMMLPNFGETAQKRLKSATVLVTGVGGLGGTAALYLAVAGVGRLILVRGGDLRLDDMNRQVLMTDDWVGKPRVFKAKETLDAINPDVQVEIVHDYITPENVDSLVQSADMALDCAHNFTERNLLNEACVRSRKPMVEAAMNGMEAYLTTIIPGVTPCLSCLFPEKPEWDQRGFSVLGAVSGTLACLTALEAIKLITGFSQPLLSQLLTIDLNRMEFAKRRSHRDRSCPVCGNSAPWRHAQSNSMEPTGITQNSH; encoded by the coding sequence TTGGTTAACCTAACGCCTACCGAATTAGAACGCTATCGTCGCCAAATGATGCTTCCGAATTTTGGCGAAACAGCACAGAAACGCCTGAAGTCAGCGACGGTTTTGGTTACAGGTGTGGGGGGATTAGGCGGTACGGCGGCGCTTTACTTAGCAGTAGCGGGCGTTGGGCGGCTAATCCTAGTCCGGGGTGGTGACTTGCGGCTAGATGATATGAATCGTCAGGTTCTCATGACTGATGATTGGGTAGGTAAGCCAAGGGTATTCAAAGCTAAAGAAACTCTGGATGCGATTAATCCTGATGTCCAAGTGGAAATTGTTCATGATTACATCACCCCGGAAAATGTAGATTCGTTAGTGCAGTCGGCTGACATGGCTCTTGATTGCGCCCACAATTTTACAGAGCGCAATTTGTTAAATGAAGCCTGCGTGCGATCGCGTAAGCCAATGGTGGAAGCCGCAATGAATGGGATGGAGGCTTACCTGACGACGATTATTCCTGGTGTGACTCCTTGTTTATCTTGTCTGTTTCCAGAAAAGCCTGAGTGGGATCAGCGCGGCTTTTCAGTTCTAGGCGCTGTTTCTGGAACCCTAGCTTGTTTAACAGCGCTGGAAGCTATCAAGCTGATCACCGGGTTTAGTCAGCCTCTATTGTCGCAATTGCTGACAATCGACCTAAATCGGATGGAATTTGCTAAACGCCGTTCTCACCGCGATCGCTCTTGTCCAGTATGCGGTAATAGTGCGCCTTGGAGACACGCGCAATCCAATTCGATGGAACCCACAGGTATTACACAAAATAGTCATTAG
- a CDS encoding iron-sulfur cluster assembly accessory protein, giving the protein MAVILSEKAEFHLRAFLKGSAPDANGATKGVRISVKDGGCSGYEYAIDITSKPQPDDLVSQQGNVLVYVDAKSAPLLDGVIVDFVEGVMESGFKFINPNATDTCGCGKSFKTDDGTPTGVPCS; this is encoded by the coding sequence ATGGCCGTTATTTTATCAGAAAAAGCAGAATTTCATCTGCGGGCATTCCTCAAAGGTTCCGCACCCGACGCTAATGGCGCAACTAAAGGTGTTCGCATCTCGGTAAAAGATGGTGGTTGCAGTGGTTATGAATATGCAATTGATATCACTAGCAAACCCCAACCAGATGATTTGGTAAGTCAGCAAGGCAATGTGCTGGTTTACGTTGATGCCAAAAGTGCGCCCTTATTAGACGGAGTTATTGTTGACTTCGTTGAGGGAGTGATGGAAAGCGGTTTTAAGTTCATCAACCCCAATGCAACTGATACCTGCGGTTGTGGAAAGTCCTTCAAAACAGATGACGGTACGCCTACTGGTGTACCTTGCAGCTAA
- a CDS encoding 2Fe-2S iron-sulfur cluster-binding protein — protein sequence MATYQVRLINKKEDIDTTIEVDEETTILEAAEENGIELPFSCHAGSCSSCVGKVVEGEVNQEDQNFLDDDQVSKGYALLCVTYPRSNCTIKTHQEAYLV from the coding sequence ATGGCTACCTACCAAGTTAGATTAATCAACAAAAAAGAAGACATCGACACCACAATTGAAGTTGACGAAGAGACAACAATCTTAGAAGCAGCGGAAGAAAATGGTATTGAATTGCCCTTTTCTTGTCATGCAGGTTCTTGCTCTAGCTGTGTTGGCAAGGTTGTCGAAGGTGAAGTTAATCAAGAAGATCAAAACTTTTTAGATGACGATCAGGTTTCTAAAGGATACGCTCTACTTTGTGTAACTTATCCTCGTTCTAATTGCACAATTAAGACTCATCAAGAAGCGTATCTGGTTTAA
- a CDS encoding FeoA family protein yields MFTHFSVTGCSLELLRKGERGIVTFSKNQDETILKKLMLMGLTPGANITLKQKLPSFIIEIRNTDMALNIESIHAIYVRIIDH; encoded by the coding sequence ATGTTTACCCACTTTAGCGTGACGGGCTGTTCATTAGAATTATTGAGAAAGGGAGAGCGAGGAATTGTAACTTTCTCTAAAAATCAGGATGAAACAATCTTGAAAAAACTTATGTTAATGGGATTAACACCAGGAGCTAATATCACTTTAAAACAAAAGTTACCCTCTTTCATTATCGAGATTAGAAACACAGATATGGCATTAAATATAGAAAGTATTCATGCCATTTATGTTCGGATTATTGATCATTAA
- a CDS encoding molybdopterin-binding protein, giving the protein MEISARNSLKGTVKKVTHGSVNTEITLEIAPGVELVSIITKSSAEKLGLVEGKHAYAVIKSSDVILAVD; this is encoded by the coding sequence ATGGAAATTAGCGCTCGTAATTCTCTAAAAGGAACTGTAAAAAAGGTTACGCACGGATCAGTCAATACTGAGATAACTTTAGAAATAGCACCAGGAGTAGAACTAGTGTCAATCATCACAAAATCATCAGCAGAAAAGCTAGGACTTGTAGAAGGTAAGCACGCTTATGCTGTGATTAAATCATCAGATGTGATACTTGCTGTTGATTGA
- a CDS encoding AAA family ATPase, whose translation MQYQVNTTRSNLFFEHLSPGIGVGFPVPKDWLPITSFPLLIIVGMTGVGKSTITKALAEEGLDFTLLPNRRTLTERLIIAPMLKMEDKLVQPHCRIKRLTYARLYRENFPGGMGRILASLHINPQQVNSLLVFDSLRGENEVNYAATALENAKFVMLTAPNIVRLERLLKRHDPFDRIDNQELENSRQILPETRTNFTSFGVPEASAYFTPQEEQKILELVSKQVVTDVELRDKLKIFVEESQTYDSVPTKQILEAMDTSDRSLIIDTITSPQESAKAIISRLCKSVNIKTNK comes from the coding sequence GTGCAATATCAAGTTAATACAACAAGGTCAAATCTATTTTTTGAACACTTAAGTCCAGGTATAGGCGTAGGCTTTCCTGTTCCTAAAGACTGGTTGCCAATAACAAGTTTTCCTTTATTAATTATAGTGGGTATGACTGGCGTAGGGAAAAGTACAATCACAAAAGCTTTGGCAGAAGAGGGTTTAGATTTTACACTTTTACCGAATCGTCGCACTTTAACTGAACGCTTAATAATTGCGCCGATGTTAAAAATGGAAGATAAACTTGTGCAACCTCATTGTCGGATTAAACGCCTAACTTATGCTCGCCTTTATCGAGAAAACTTCCCTGGTGGAATGGGTCGTATTTTAGCTTCGCTACATATCAATCCACAACAAGTTAACTCTCTGTTAGTTTTTGATAGTTTGCGTGGAGAAAATGAGGTTAACTATGCAGCTACGGCTTTAGAAAATGCTAAATTTGTAATGTTGACCGCACCAAATATAGTACGTTTAGAAAGGCTTTTAAAGCGTCACGATCCTTTTGATCGGATTGATAATCAAGAGCTAGAAAATAGTAGGCAAATTCTGCCAGAAACACGGACAAATTTTACTAGTTTTGGCGTACCTGAGGCTTCTGCTTATTTTACTCCTCAAGAAGAACAAAAAATCTTAGAACTTGTAAGCAAACAAGTTGTTACAGATGTAGAATTGCGGGATAAACTAAAAATATTTGTCGAAGAGAGCCAGACTTATGATTCAGTTCCTACAAAACAGATTTTAGAAGCGATGGATACAAGCGATCGCTCTCTTATAATTGATACTATAACTAGTCCCCAAGAATCAGCCAAAGCAATTATTTCTCGATTATGTAAATCTGTTAATATAAAAACTAATAAGTAA
- the lysS gene encoding homocitrate synthase, which translates to MSLSEFAIVESTLREGEQFVKANFSSDDKVEIAEALAAFGVEYIELTSPIASPQSLQDCERLARLGLPSKILTHIRCHLEDAKVALATGVAGINLTIGSSSLMRQFSHGKNINQIIDLASEVLTFIHQQAPDIELRFSAEDSSRTSIEDLITIYSEIEKLGVVKRIGIADTVGIITPMQVFELVKTLRQFTNLDIEFHGHNDTECATANSYTALEAGATHIDTCVLGIGERNGITSLAGFIARLYATNPEQIKSKYRLEELGYLHELVARKVGISIPFNHCVFGESAFSHKAGIHTKAMLNNSETYEAINPRSFGVTRSILINHKLAGKQAVNHRANELGLSFNLSQLKDITHKLKTLADKQNLTIEDVDNILYSYHCQ; encoded by the coding sequence ATGTCGCTATCTGAATTTGCAATTGTAGAAAGTACTCTCCGTGAAGGTGAACAATTCGTCAAAGCCAATTTTTCTTCAGATGATAAAGTCGAAATTGCTGAAGCCCTTGCTGCGTTTGGAGTGGAATATATAGAGTTAACGTCACCAATCGCTTCACCTCAATCTCTACAAGACTGTGAGAGATTGGCTCGGTTAGGCTTGCCATCCAAAATATTAACTCACATCCGTTGTCACTTAGAAGATGCTAAAGTCGCTTTAGCGACAGGCGTAGCTGGGATTAATTTAACTATTGGTAGTTCTTCTTTGATGCGTCAGTTCAGTCATGGGAAAAATATTAATCAAATTATTGATTTAGCATCTGAAGTTTTAACTTTTATTCACCAACAAGCTCCCGATATTGAGTTACGGTTCTCGGCTGAGGATTCGTCACGCACTTCTATAGAAGATTTAATCACAATTTACTCAGAAATTGAAAAGTTAGGAGTTGTCAAACGCATAGGGATTGCCGATACAGTAGGAATTATTACCCCAATGCAGGTATTTGAATTAGTGAAGACTTTGCGCCAGTTCACTAATTTAGATATTGAGTTTCACGGTCATAATGATACAGAATGTGCGACTGCTAACAGTTATACAGCACTAGAAGCAGGAGCAACTCATATTGACACTTGTGTTCTGGGAATTGGTGAGCGCAATGGTATTACCTCACTAGCTGGATTCATTGCTAGGTTATATGCTACAAATCCAGAGCAGATTAAATCTAAATATCGCTTGGAAGAACTTGGTTACTTGCATGAATTAGTTGCGAGAAAAGTAGGTATTTCTATTCCTTTTAACCATTGTGTTTTTGGTGAAAGTGCTTTTAGTCATAAAGCTGGCATTCATACTAAGGCTATGCTTAATAATTCTGAGACTTATGAAGCTATTAATCCCCGGAGTTTTGGTGTAACGCGCTCAATTTTAATTAATCATAAATTAGCTGGAAAACAGGCGGTTAATCACCGAGCTAATGAATTAGGACTTTCCTTTAATTTATCTCAGCTTAAAGATATTACCCATAAATTGAAAACTTTAGCTGATAAACAAAATCTTACTATAGAAGATGTAGACAATATTTTATATTCTTATCATTGCCAGTAA
- a CDS encoding ankyrin repeat domain-containing protein: MNRTNSQNLSEATTQWLIAKGYKPGDLNQPGENGDTALMKATREGVYEVVKELIEAGADIDAKNSDRNNALWFACFGNHYDLINLLLAHNIDINNQNDNGATVLMYAASAGKTEVVKSLLQHHPNLYLKNLDDYKAIDFASNVEVLRIIKNAIKSDIGQSLS, translated from the coding sequence ATGAATCGAACCAATAGTCAAAATTTGAGTGAAGCAACAACCCAATGGCTAATAGCAAAAGGCTATAAACCTGGAGATTTAAATCAGCCAGGTGAAAATGGCGATACAGCTTTAATGAAAGCCACCAGAGAGGGCGTCTATGAAGTCGTGAAAGAATTGATTGAAGCAGGTGCGGATATCGATGCTAAAAATAGCGATCGCAACAATGCTTTATGGTTTGCTTGTTTTGGTAATCACTACGATTTAATTAATTTACTGTTGGCTCACAACATTGACATTAATAACCAAAATGATAATGGTGCAACTGTTTTAATGTACGCAGCATCAGCCGGCAAGACAGAAGTTGTCAAGTCACTTTTACAACATCATCCTAATTTATATTTAAAAAACTTAGACGATTATAAAGCAATAGATTTTGCTAGCAATGTAGAAGTCTTAAGGATAATTAAAAATGCCATCAAGTCAGATATCGGGCAAAGCTTATCATGA
- a CDS encoding SagB/ThcOx family dehydrogenase, whose protein sequence is MPSSQISGKAYHDATKHSYLSVQLDPNYVDASTQPSTFKVYPKFYRRVKLNLNNPVHSFISLTSAITLEKVYKDGPYKLRVNPSAGALYPTEVYVQVRGIEGMLDGIYHLEVENNCLTLIYELIDDGLESYIIPGKCINGFIFLISCVYYRSSWKYQNRSIRYCFLDSGHHLGAVAASAYLHKKNIQLVFDFDKLALNSDLGFENKEFITGCAVSGEIQDKKIRHLRLKVPFVCGTNYFESNQFIEDAYQATTQQKSRQQKLEYPQFDFDRDKFYQTVWDRRSIRRFRKEAISQEDYLYVVQQLQQSIPTENYEEIEIYSVVHRVEEMTPGLYRGTHLVKTGNFSEKTGYLCINQAIAKDGAVTLFFVSDYLNYQTAMQIAGFLGQRLYLTSNYLGIQCSGIGAYYDDETQELLETNKDVLYGMVIGI, encoded by the coding sequence ATGCCATCAAGTCAGATATCGGGCAAAGCTTATCATGACGCTACCAAGCATTCTTACTTATCGGTACAACTTGACCCAAATTATGTAGATGCCTCAACACAGCCATCTACATTTAAAGTTTATCCGAAGTTTTATCGAAGAGTGAAATTAAATCTCAATAATCCTGTTCACTCTTTTATTTCATTAACCAGTGCGATAACACTAGAAAAAGTATATAAAGATGGCCCTTATAAACTGCGGGTGAATCCATCAGCAGGCGCTCTGTATCCTACGGAAGTTTACGTACAGGTTCGCGGTATTGAGGGAATGCTAGATGGTATATACCATCTAGAAGTTGAGAATAATTGTCTAACTCTCATCTATGAATTAATTGATGATGGATTAGAGAGTTATATTATACCGGGGAAATGTATCAACGGATTCATCTTTTTAATTAGTTGTGTTTATTATAGGTCTAGCTGGAAATATCAAAACAGAAGCATAAGATATTGCTTCTTAGATAGCGGACACCATTTAGGTGCCGTTGCAGCTTCAGCTTATCTCCATAAAAAAAATATACAACTAGTTTTTGACTTTGATAAACTTGCGCTCAATTCAGATTTGGGTTTTGAGAATAAGGAGTTTATTACTGGTTGTGCGGTGTCAGGAGAAATACAAGACAAGAAAATCAGACATTTAAGGCTGAAAGTTCCTTTTGTCTGTGGTACTAATTATTTTGAATCCAATCAATTTATTGAAGATGCTTATCAAGCAACTACTCAACAAAAGAGTCGTCAGCAAAAATTAGAGTATCCTCAATTTGATTTCGATCGGGATAAATTTTATCAAACTGTTTGGGATAGACGTTCTATTAGACGTTTCCGGAAAGAGGCTATTTCTCAAGAAGATTATTTATATGTAGTGCAACAACTTCAACAATCAATACCGACAGAAAACTATGAGGAAATAGAAATTTACTCAGTGGTGCATCGAGTAGAGGAAATGACACCTGGGTTATATAGAGGTACACATCTGGTTAAGACGGGTAATTTTAGTGAAAAGACAGGTTACTTATGTATTAATCAGGCTATTGCTAAAGATGGCGCTGTAACTTTATTTTTTGTGTCAGATTATTTAAATTATCAAACTGCTATGCAAATAGCTGGTTTTCTCGGACAAAGACTTTATTTAACTAGTAATTATTTGGGAATTCAGTGTAGTGGAATTGGTGCGTATTATGATGACGAAACCCAAGAATTATTAGAAACAAATAAAGATGTACTTTATGGAATGGTGATTGGAATATAA